GAGCGCTCGGCCAAGCCAAGGCCGCCGCCGCCGCCCTCGAAGGCATCGGCCGTAACCCCGGCGCCGCCGGCAAGGTCCAGACCCCGATGATCATCGCCCTGGCGCTGATCGAATCGCTGGTCATCTACGCGCTGGTCATCGCCTTCCTCCTGCAAGGCTACATCGCGAAGTAGTTTTTCTTCTATCCTCCTTTAAAAAGAGCCCCGCTCCGGATTCCGGACGGGGCTTTTTTAGGCCTTGAGTTAGACTATAATTCAGACTATAAAAATGACTATGATTCGGTCCTATTCCAATATCCTCGATGCCGATTTCCTACCGCTTTCCGAAGTCAAGGCCGGGCTTTCTCAGCAAATCAAGTCAGCGCGGGAACGGCGCCGGCGGATCATGGTGACGGTCAATGGCAAGCCCGAAGCGGTGCTCCTGAGCTATGACGATTATTTGGATTTGATTCGCAAGCTCGAGCCCGAAGTCCCGGCCGAACCGGCCGCTCTCACCTATGAGGAATGGAAGGCCGGAGAAAGGGCTCGCAAAGAAATTTCAGCTTCCCTTAACCGAATGTTCGATGCGCCTCGCCTTTCCCGGAAAGGGCAGAAGCCCTATAAGCTCAGGAGAGTGAGTGGACCTAAAAGCCTTAAAAAATGAGCTGGCCCGAGCGGCCAAGATCCAAGAGCCGGCGGAGCGCTCCATTCGAATCGCCGCGATCGTGGCCGAGGCGCTGCGGTCGATCGGCCAAGATCCGGTGTTGGTGGGCGGAGCGGCCGTCGAGTTCTACACCCAAGGCGGCTATACGACTTCCGACGTCGACATGCTCGCCGTGGGGGGGCCGGAATTGGTCAAGGTGATGTCGGGCCTTGGCTTCGAAAAATTGGGAAAAGATTTCGTCGACGATCGAAATAAGATTTACGTCGAGTTTCCGGGGGCGGGCTTGTCGGCTTCGGAGCAGGCGGTCCCTTTCATCATCGAGGGTCGGCGGCTGCGGATCCTTTCGGTGGAGGACGTGATCGTGGACCGGCTCTGCTCTTTCAAATTTTGGAAGTCGGCCACCGACGGCTTGAACGCTTTGAAGCTGATGGAAGCCAACCGCGAAAATCGTTCCCGCCTCGAAGATCGTGCGCAGGAGGAAGATGTCGAGGACGCCTTGGCCTTGATTCGAGAAATTCGAGAAACGGTCATTCGGCAGAAAATGAAACCGGATCAAGCTCGCAGCCTGCTTGAAAAGGGAATGCGCGGGTTGAAAAAATAAACCGTTGGCCGGGCTCTTCTTCCCCCCCTTTGAAAAAGGGGGGTAGGGGGGATTTAAAGACGTGACAGGAGCCTGAACGTACAAGGTCTACCTGCGACCGCGTCAAATCCCCCCTTGGTCGCCCCTTTTTCAAAGGGGGGAAAGCGCGAGACCTTTGCCTCGTTTTTCCTAAAATCGGCTAGCCGCGAGCGCCGTAAGCCATGATCCCTTGGATCACGCTGGCTCGGCTGGGCGCTGACCTTGGCGCTGGCGAGACAGTCGGCGGGATCGCCGGCGGGTGGCTTTCGAGCGAGGCTTGGGCCAATCGGGTCTCTTCGCCGACCAAGTTGCCGCCGGCGTCGATCAGGCCGATCTCGCGGGCGACGCGGTCATAGGCCGCGAGCTGGCCGGCGGGATCGCTTTGACGCAGCTCGAGGATGCGGCGGGCCAAGGCGACCCGGCGCAGCGCCAGGACTTGCTCGGCGTTCACGTCCTGGCCGGGGAAGACTTGAGCCATGAGCTCGGATTCGCGGCCGGCCAAGAGCGAGCCGTTCTGGTCGAAGCAATTGCTCAAGGCCGCGGTCTCGGCGCCGGCCGAGTAATAAAGGCCGCGGATCTCTTGGCGGGCGTTGTGCAGCGCGATCCGGGCGAAGATCTCTTCCACCTCTTGGCGGCTCAGGTCGTAGCCCCGGAATTGCTGCTGGACGTAAGCAATTTGTTCGTCATGGGAGGAGTTCTCGA
This sequence is a window from bacterium. Protein-coding genes within it:
- a CDS encoding ATP synthase F0 subunit C; protein product: MKKLFAALTGFVSTALVTGSAMAQEAGAAAGTSPKAIYAISAALAIAIAASFGALGQAKAAAAALEGIGRNPGAAGKVQTPMIIALALIESLVIYALVIAFLLQGYIAK
- a CDS encoding type II toxin-antitoxin system Phd/YefM family antitoxin; translation: MTMIRSYSNILDADFLPLSEVKAGLSQQIKSARERRRRIMVTVNGKPEAVLLSYDDYLDLIRKLEPEVPAEPAALTYEEWKAGERARKEISASLNRMFDAPRLSRKGQKPYKLRRVSGPKSLKK